Proteins found in one Muntiacus reevesi chromosome 2, mMunRee1.1, whole genome shotgun sequence genomic segment:
- the PTPRA gene encoding receptor-type tyrosine-protein phosphatase alpha isoform X4 codes for MEHGFQITSSQIPEQNLGRGMPALQQPLQKLFLLQALPACPIQATCEAASKEENKEKNRYVNILPYDHSRVHLTPVEGVPDSDYINASFINGYQEKNKFIAAQGPKEETVNDFWRMIWEQNTATIVMVTNLKERKECKCAQYWPDQGCWTYGNIRVSVEDVTVLVDYTVRKFCIQQVGDVTNRKPQRLITQFHFTSWPDFGVPFTPIGMLKFLKKVKACNPQYAGAIVVHCSAGVGRTGTFVVIDAMLDMMHTERKVDVYGFVSRIRAQRCQMVQTDMQYVFIYQALLEHYLYGDTELEVTSLETHLQKIYNKIPGTSNNGLEEEFKKLTSIKIQNDKMRTGNLPANMKKNRVLQIIPYEFNRVIIPVKRGEENTDYVNASFIDGYRQKDSYIASQGPLFHTIEDFWRMIWEWKSCSIVMLTELEERGQEKCAQYWPSDGLVSYGDITVELKKEEECESYTVRDLLVTNTRENKTRQIRQFHFHGWPEVGIPSDGKGMISIIAAVQKQQQQSGNHPITVHCSAGAGRTGTFCALSTVLERVKAEGILDVFQTVKSLRLQRPHMVQTLEQYEFCYKVVQEYIDAFSDYANFK; via the exons GCTCTCCCTGCTTGTCCTATCCAGGCTACCTGTGAAGCTGCCTCCAAGGaggagaacaaggaaaaaaatcgATATGTAAACATCTTGCCTT atgacCACTCTCGAGTCCATCTGACACCAGTTGAAGGAGTTCCAGATTCTGATTACATCAATGCTTCATTCATCAAT ggCTACCAGGAAAAGAACAAATTCATTGCTGCACAAG GACCAAAGGAAGAAACAGTGAATGATTTCTGGAGGATGATCTGGGAACAAAACACAGCTACTATTGTCATGGTGACCAATctgaaggagagaaaggag TGTAAGTGTGCCCAGTACTGGCCAGACCAAGGCTGCTGGACTTACGGGAATATCCGTGTGTCAGTAGAGGATGTGACCGTGCTGGTGGACTACACAGTGCGCAAGTTCTGCATTCAACAG GTGGGCGACGTGACCAACAGAAAGCCACAGCGCCTCATCACTCAGTTCCACTTCACCAGCTGGCCAGATTTTGGGGTGCCTTTCACACCGATTGGCATGCTCAAGTTCCTTAAGAAGGTGAAGGCCTGTAACCCTCAGTATGCAGGGGCCATCGTGGTACACTGCAG TGCGGGTGTAGGACGTACAGGTACCTTCGTCGTCATTGATGCCATGCTGGACATGATGCATACAGAGCGGAAAGTGGACGTTTATGGCTTTGTGAGCCGGATCCGGGCACAGCGCTGCCAGATGGTGCAAACAGAC ATGCAATACGTCTTCATATACCAAGCCCTTCTGGAGCATTACCTATATGGGGATACAGAACTGGAAGTCACCTCTCTAGAAACACATCTGCAGAAAATTTATAACAAAATCCCAGGGACCAGCAACAATGGACTAGAGGAGGAATTTAAG AAATTAACATCGATCAAAATCCAGAACGACAAGATGCGGACCGGAAACCTTCCAGCCAACATGAAGAAGAACAGGGTTTTACAGATCATTCCAT ATGAATTCAACAGAGTGATCATTCCAGTTAAGAGGGGTGAGGAGAACACAGACTACGTGAACGCATCCTTCATTGAT GGGTACCGGCAGAAGGACTCCTACATCGCCAGCCAGGGCCCTCTGTTCCACACAATTGAGGACTTCTGGCGAATGATTTGGGAGTGGAAATCTTGCTCTATCGTGATGCTAACAGAACTGGAGGAGAGAGGCCAG GAGAAGTGTGCCCAGTACTGGCCCTCTGATGGACTGGTGTCATATGGAGACATCACAGTGGAGCtgaagaaggaggaagaatgTGAGAGCTATACTGTCAGAGACCTCCTGGTCACCAACACCAGG GAGAACAAGACCCGGCAGATCCGGCAGTTCCACTTCCATGGCTGGCCTGAAGTGGGCATCCCCAGTGATGGAAAGGGCATGATCAGCATCATTGCAGCcgtgcagaagcagcagcagcagtcagggAACCACCCCATCACCGTGCACTGCAG CGCGGGGGCAGGACGGACAGGGACCTTCTGTGCCCTGAGCACAGTCCTGGAACGGGTGAAAGCGGAGGGGATTTTGGATGTCTTCCAGACCGTCAAGAGCCTGCGACTGCAGAGGCCACACATGGTCCAGACACTG GAACAGTATGAGTTCTGCTACAAGGTGGTGCAGGAATACATTGATGCGTTCTCAGATTATGCCAACTTCAAGTGA
- the PTPRA gene encoding receptor-type tyrosine-protein phosphatase alpha isoform X3: protein MVALSSLLVIVFIIIVLYMLRFKKYKQAGSHSNSFRLSNGRTEDVEPQSVPLLARSPSTNRKYPPLPVDKLEEEINRRMADDNKLFREEFNALPACPIQATCEAASKEENKEKNRYVNILPYDHSRVHLTPVEGVPDSDYINASFINGYQEKNKFIAAQGPKEETVNDFWRMIWEQNTATIVMVTNLKERKECKCAQYWPDQGCWTYGNIRVSVEDVTVLVDYTVRKFCIQQVGDVTNRKPQRLITQFHFTSWPDFGVPFTPIGMLKFLKKVKACNPQYAGAIVVHCSAGVGRTGTFVVIDAMLDMMHTERKVDVYGFVSRIRAQRCQMVQTDMQYVFIYQALLEHYLYGDTELEVTSLETHLQKIYNKIPGTSNNGLEEEFKKLTSIKIQNDKMRTGNLPANMKKNRVLQIIPYEFNRVIIPVKRGEENTDYVNASFIDGYRQKDSYIASQGPLFHTIEDFWRMIWEWKSCSIVMLTELEERGQEKCAQYWPSDGLVSYGDITVELKKEEECESYTVRDLLVTNTRENKTRQIRQFHFHGWPEVGIPSDGKGMISIIAAVQKQQQQSGNHPITVHCSAGAGRTGTFCALSTVLERVKAEGILDVFQTVKSLRLQRPHMVQTLEQYEFCYKVVQEYIDAFSDYANFK from the exons TTCTTTCCGCTTATCCAATGGCCGCACTGAGGATGTGG AACCCCAGAGCGTACCACTTCTGGCCAGGTCCCCAAGCACCAACAGGAAGTATCCGCCCCTGCCTGTGGACAAGCTGGAAGAGGAGATTAACCGGAGAATGGCTGATGACAATAAGCTCTTCAGAGAGGAATTCAAC GCTCTCCCTGCTTGTCCTATCCAGGCTACCTGTGAAGCTGCCTCCAAGGaggagaacaaggaaaaaaatcgATATGTAAACATCTTGCCTT atgacCACTCTCGAGTCCATCTGACACCAGTTGAAGGAGTTCCAGATTCTGATTACATCAATGCTTCATTCATCAAT ggCTACCAGGAAAAGAACAAATTCATTGCTGCACAAG GACCAAAGGAAGAAACAGTGAATGATTTCTGGAGGATGATCTGGGAACAAAACACAGCTACTATTGTCATGGTGACCAATctgaaggagagaaaggag TGTAAGTGTGCCCAGTACTGGCCAGACCAAGGCTGCTGGACTTACGGGAATATCCGTGTGTCAGTAGAGGATGTGACCGTGCTGGTGGACTACACAGTGCGCAAGTTCTGCATTCAACAG GTGGGCGACGTGACCAACAGAAAGCCACAGCGCCTCATCACTCAGTTCCACTTCACCAGCTGGCCAGATTTTGGGGTGCCTTTCACACCGATTGGCATGCTCAAGTTCCTTAAGAAGGTGAAGGCCTGTAACCCTCAGTATGCAGGGGCCATCGTGGTACACTGCAG TGCGGGTGTAGGACGTACAGGTACCTTCGTCGTCATTGATGCCATGCTGGACATGATGCATACAGAGCGGAAAGTGGACGTTTATGGCTTTGTGAGCCGGATCCGGGCACAGCGCTGCCAGATGGTGCAAACAGAC ATGCAATACGTCTTCATATACCAAGCCCTTCTGGAGCATTACCTATATGGGGATACAGAACTGGAAGTCACCTCTCTAGAAACACATCTGCAGAAAATTTATAACAAAATCCCAGGGACCAGCAACAATGGACTAGAGGAGGAATTTAAG AAATTAACATCGATCAAAATCCAGAACGACAAGATGCGGACCGGAAACCTTCCAGCCAACATGAAGAAGAACAGGGTTTTACAGATCATTCCAT ATGAATTCAACAGAGTGATCATTCCAGTTAAGAGGGGTGAGGAGAACACAGACTACGTGAACGCATCCTTCATTGAT GGGTACCGGCAGAAGGACTCCTACATCGCCAGCCAGGGCCCTCTGTTCCACACAATTGAGGACTTCTGGCGAATGATTTGGGAGTGGAAATCTTGCTCTATCGTGATGCTAACAGAACTGGAGGAGAGAGGCCAG GAGAAGTGTGCCCAGTACTGGCCCTCTGATGGACTGGTGTCATATGGAGACATCACAGTGGAGCtgaagaaggaggaagaatgTGAGAGCTATACTGTCAGAGACCTCCTGGTCACCAACACCAGG GAGAACAAGACCCGGCAGATCCGGCAGTTCCACTTCCATGGCTGGCCTGAAGTGGGCATCCCCAGTGATGGAAAGGGCATGATCAGCATCATTGCAGCcgtgcagaagcagcagcagcagtcagggAACCACCCCATCACCGTGCACTGCAG CGCGGGGGCAGGACGGACAGGGACCTTCTGTGCCCTGAGCACAGTCCTGGAACGGGTGAAAGCGGAGGGGATTTTGGATGTCTTCCAGACCGTCAAGAGCCTGCGACTGCAGAGGCCACACATGGTCCAGACACTG GAACAGTATGAGTTCTGCTACAAGGTGGTGCAGGAATACATTGATGCGTTCTCAGATTATGCCAACTTCAAGTGA
- the PTPRA gene encoding receptor-type tyrosine-protein phosphatase alpha isoform X5 — protein MIWEQNTATIVMVTNLKERKECKCAQYWPDQGCWTYGNIRVSVEDVTVLVDYTVRKFCIQQVGDVTNRKPQRLITQFHFTSWPDFGVPFTPIGMLKFLKKVKACNPQYAGAIVVHCSAGVGRTGTFVVIDAMLDMMHTERKVDVYGFVSRIRAQRCQMVQTDMQYVFIYQALLEHYLYGDTELEVTSLETHLQKIYNKIPGTSNNGLEEEFKKLTSIKIQNDKMRTGNLPANMKKNRVLQIIPYEFNRVIIPVKRGEENTDYVNASFIDGYRQKDSYIASQGPLFHTIEDFWRMIWEWKSCSIVMLTELEERGQEKCAQYWPSDGLVSYGDITVELKKEEECESYTVRDLLVTNTRENKTRQIRQFHFHGWPEVGIPSDGKGMISIIAAVQKQQQQSGNHPITVHCSAGAGRTGTFCALSTVLERVKAEGILDVFQTVKSLRLQRPHMVQTLEQYEFCYKVVQEYIDAFSDYANFK, from the exons ATGATCTGGGAACAAAACACAGCTACTATTGTCATGGTGACCAATctgaaggagagaaaggag TGTAAGTGTGCCCAGTACTGGCCAGACCAAGGCTGCTGGACTTACGGGAATATCCGTGTGTCAGTAGAGGATGTGACCGTGCTGGTGGACTACACAGTGCGCAAGTTCTGCATTCAACAG GTGGGCGACGTGACCAACAGAAAGCCACAGCGCCTCATCACTCAGTTCCACTTCACCAGCTGGCCAGATTTTGGGGTGCCTTTCACACCGATTGGCATGCTCAAGTTCCTTAAGAAGGTGAAGGCCTGTAACCCTCAGTATGCAGGGGCCATCGTGGTACACTGCAG TGCGGGTGTAGGACGTACAGGTACCTTCGTCGTCATTGATGCCATGCTGGACATGATGCATACAGAGCGGAAAGTGGACGTTTATGGCTTTGTGAGCCGGATCCGGGCACAGCGCTGCCAGATGGTGCAAACAGAC ATGCAATACGTCTTCATATACCAAGCCCTTCTGGAGCATTACCTATATGGGGATACAGAACTGGAAGTCACCTCTCTAGAAACACATCTGCAGAAAATTTATAACAAAATCCCAGGGACCAGCAACAATGGACTAGAGGAGGAATTTAAG AAATTAACATCGATCAAAATCCAGAACGACAAGATGCGGACCGGAAACCTTCCAGCCAACATGAAGAAGAACAGGGTTTTACAGATCATTCCAT ATGAATTCAACAGAGTGATCATTCCAGTTAAGAGGGGTGAGGAGAACACAGACTACGTGAACGCATCCTTCATTGAT GGGTACCGGCAGAAGGACTCCTACATCGCCAGCCAGGGCCCTCTGTTCCACACAATTGAGGACTTCTGGCGAATGATTTGGGAGTGGAAATCTTGCTCTATCGTGATGCTAACAGAACTGGAGGAGAGAGGCCAG GAGAAGTGTGCCCAGTACTGGCCCTCTGATGGACTGGTGTCATATGGAGACATCACAGTGGAGCtgaagaaggaggaagaatgTGAGAGCTATACTGTCAGAGACCTCCTGGTCACCAACACCAGG GAGAACAAGACCCGGCAGATCCGGCAGTTCCACTTCCATGGCTGGCCTGAAGTGGGCATCCCCAGTGATGGAAAGGGCATGATCAGCATCATTGCAGCcgtgcagaagcagcagcagcagtcagggAACCACCCCATCACCGTGCACTGCAG CGCGGGGGCAGGACGGACAGGGACCTTCTGTGCCCTGAGCACAGTCCTGGAACGGGTGAAAGCGGAGGGGATTTTGGATGTCTTCCAGACCGTCAAGAGCCTGCGACTGCAGAGGCCACACATGGTCCAGACACTG GAACAGTATGAGTTCTGCTACAAGGTGGTGCAGGAATACATTGATGCGTTCTCAGATTATGCCAACTTCAAGTGA